From a region of the Nitrospira sp. genome:
- a CDS encoding methyltransferase domain-containing protein — MLVPERDVDRRQKLLDEFFSFIARDYESLIDRDRNIDNIRNLLDFAKQYVPLLAQATIIDYGCGTGLSHLVAEELHLNIIGLDRCPSMRAIAFHRGMKVWNPGDLARQPNNSLDVSLASYVFHLLPDTKGLELLWERIRPGGVLVANFHKDAGKHLVRHCLEEKGCMAVKLLAPYGSERHGPYFAFVKP, encoded by the coding sequence TTGCTGGTCCCAGAAAGGGATGTCGATAGACGCCAAAAGCTTCTTGACGAGTTTTTTAGTTTCATCGCCCGTGATTACGAGTCCTTGATCGACCGGGATCGGAATATAGACAACATTCGAAACCTGCTTGACTTTGCTAAACAGTATGTCCCTCTTCTTGCGCAAGCAACAATTATTGACTATGGGTGCGGGACAGGTCTTTCTCACTTAGTCGCTGAAGAGCTCCATCTGAACATAATTGGGCTGGATAGATGCCCCTCAATGCGTGCCATTGCCTTCCATCGCGGCATGAAAGTGTGGAATCCAGGAGATCTTGCAAGGCAGCCCAATAACTCCCTAGATGTATCCCTTGCATCATATGTCTTTCATCTTTTGCCAGACACCAAAGGACTCGAACTTTTGTGGGAGCGAATAAGACCTGGTGGAGTCCTTGTGGCGAACTTTCATAAGGATGCTGGGAAACATTTGGTGAGACATTGTCTGGAAGAGAAAGGATGTATGGCCGTTAAATTGCTAGCTCCGTATGGATCTGAGCGTCATGGACCTTACTTTGCTTTTGTGAAGCCATAA